From a region of the Lactuca sativa cultivar Salinas chromosome 4, Lsat_Salinas_v11, whole genome shotgun sequence genome:
- the LOC111920451 gene encoding protein MEI2-like 4 isoform X1 has protein sequence MPSELMDSHGLSPSSFLSEEVQHPNERQTGFRKTDGMPDNYGLKDGNVYAVGDSSVVEKQKQMSSDSHMLKRFDVPNLYHSQDHNKVHISLLENNTVGVGAGRAASHSLRRAADSDKGNRSNLNMEHKSYYLNAMGDHYENGLFSSSLSDLFSRKLRLSANNNNNNNNNNNGMYGHSVGAAASQYEEEEPFESLEEIEAQTIGNLLPDDDDLLSGVTDGLDLDCKVQQQPGSGDDVEELDFFSSVGGMELGEDGGQRNYEISGEQHHPHGENPSRTLFVRNINSNVEDSELRILFEQYGEIRTLYTACKHRGFVMISYYDIRAARRAMQALQNKPLRRRKLDIHYSIPKDNLSDKDVNQGTVVIYNLDSSVSNDELGRIFGVYGEVKEIRENPQGSRHKSIEFYDIRAAEAALCELNKSDIGGGKQMKLEPSCPGGSKRPFPELDLDETSALLQMCSPPTDFTTEISARPGSHVRVNMDNGTRLGVHSATAAATQLLDVELQHQHQHQHQHQHQHQRGIGIGIIPSLKYDFRSTPNYHPHSLPEYQDGLTNNFLCNSPSTMAGRMSERVAGNRQQQFNRIGGGGSIGRSLELNDTVFGSSAGNAATHPYMWNPSPSPHSHNMMWPNSPSLMNGVGNAHSAPLVHALPRAPTHAANTFLHINNQQQQQQHVGSAPSVNPSIWDRRHSYAGESPEASVFHPGSLGNMNMRVPGLDFVSHSHNMFPPHMGDLPIPSKTIHHQNNVMFPTRGQLIPMMGSFDSSSSSGDRARIRRNEATSNQADTKKQFELDLDRIMRGEDRRTTLMIKNIPNKYTSKMLLAAIDERHRGAYDFIYLPIDFKNKCNVGYAFINMTEPSLIVPFYQAFNGKKWEKFNSEKVASLAYARIQGKAALIAHFQNSSLMNEDKRCRPILFHTEGPNAGDQVPFPMGVNVRSRVNKSRNSSTNEDAGNGEASSNGGDSSSGSTKDFEC, from the exons ATGCCATCTGAACTAATGGACTCACATGGTTTGTCCCCATCTTCGTTCTTATCCGAAGAGGTGCAACATCCTAATGAG AGACAAACTGGGTTCAGGAAGACAGATGGTATGCCTGACAACTATG GTCTAAAAGATGGCAACGTATATGCAGTTGGTGACAGTTCGGTTGTGGAAAAACAAAAACAGATGTCATCTGATTCTCATATGTTGAAGCGCTTTGATGTCCCTAATCTTTACCATAGCCAAGACCATAATAAAGTTCATATTAGCTTATTAGAGAATAACACAGTGGGAGTGGGAGCAGGGAGAGCAGCTAGCCATTCTTTGAGGAGAGCTGCTGATAGTGATAAAGGAAACAGATCTAATCTGAACATGGAACATAAATCTTATTATCTTAATGCTATGGGTGATCACTACGAGAATGGCCTCTTTTCAAGTTCATTATCGGATCTTTTCAGTAGAAAAt TGAGATTATcagcaaataataataataataataataataataataatggtatgTATGGTCATTCTGTTGGAGCTGCTGCCTCCCAGTATGAAGAAGAGGAACCATTTGAATCTCTTGAAGAGATTGAGGCCCAAACTATCGGGAATCTACTCCCAGATGATGATGATTTGCTCTCTGGGGTGACTGACGGGCTTGACCTTGACTGTAAAGTGCAGCAGCAACCAGGCAGTGGTGATGATGTGGAAGAATTGGACTTTTTTAGCAGTGTTGGGGGGATGGAGCTGGGAGAAGATGGCGGACAAAGAAATTATGAAATTTCTGGGGAACAACACCACCCCCATGGAGAAAACCCATCAAGAACACTATTTGTGAGAAATATCAACAGCAATGTGGAAGATTCCGAGTTACGCATCTTGTTCGAG CAATATGGTGAGATCCGCACTCTGTACACAGCCTGCAAGCATCGTGGGTTTGTGATGATATCGTACTATGATATAAGAGCAGCCCGACGAGCCATGCAAGCTCTTCAGAACAAGCCATTGAGGCGTAGAAAGCTTGACATTCATTACTCCATTCCAAAG GACAACCTCTCGGACAAAGATGTTAATCAAGGCACTGTTGTGATATATAACCTCGATTCTAGTGTTTCTAATGATGAACTTGGCCGTATTTTTGGCGTTTATGGTGAGGTTAAGGAG ATCCGTGAAAATCCACAAGGAAGTCGTCACAAGTCCATAGAGTTTTATGATATTAGAGCTGCAGAAGCTGCTTTATGTGAATTAAACAAGAGTGACATTGGAGGAGGGAAACAGATGAAGCTTGAACCCAGCTGTCCCGGTGGTTCTAAACG TCCATTTCCCGAGCTGGATCTTGATGAAACTAGTGCGTTGTTGCAAATGTGTAGCCCTCCTACTGATTTCACAACAGAAATATCTG cacGACCAGGTTCACATGTTCGAGTTAACATGGACAATGGAACTCGGTTGGGTGTTCATTCTGCAACTGCTGCTGCCACTCAACTACTAGATGTCGAACTccaacatcaacatcaacatcaacatcaacatcaacatcaacatcaacgTGGCATCGGTATTGGCATCATCCCCTCACTGAAATATGATTTCAGGAGCACACCAAATTACCACCCTCACTCACTTCCAGAGTATCAAGATGGCTTGACCAATAACTTTCTATGCAATTCTCCTAGTACCATGGCTGGCAGAATGTCTGAAAGGGTGGCGGGGAACAGGCAGCAGCAGTTTAACAGAATCGGTGGCGGTGGCTCAATTGGACGCTCACTTGAACTTAATGACACTG TGTTTGGCAGCTCTGCTGGGAATGCTGCCACTCATCCTTACATGTGGAATCCTTCTCCCTCTCCACATAGCCATAACATGATGTGGCCCAATTCACCATCTTTAATGAACGGGGTTGGAAATGCTCATAGTGCTCCACTGGTGCATGCTCTTCCCAGAGCACCAACTCATGCCGCCAACACTTTTCTGCATATCAACAAccagcagcagcaacagcagcatgtGGGATCCGCACCCTCTGTGAATCCTTCTATCTGGGATAGACGCCACTCTTATGCAGGGGAATCCCCTGAGGCATCAGTTTTCCATCCAGGTTCTCTTGGGAATATGAATATGAGGGTTCCAGGTCTGGATTTTGTGTCTCATTCGCATAATATGTTTCCTCCTCATATGGGTGACCTGCCAATTCCATCAAAAACCATCCATCATCAGAATAATGTAATGTTTCCTACTCGAGGACAACTGATTCCTATGATGGGTTCGTtcgattcttcttcttcttctggtgACCGGGCTAGAATCCGTAGAAATGAAGCCACTTCAAATCAAGCTGACACCAAGAAACAATTTGAACTCGATCTGGACCGTATAATGCGTGGGGAAGACAGAAGGACCACGCTCATGATCAAGAACATCCCTAACAA GTACACTTCTAAAATGCTGTTGGCTGCAATTGATGAACGCCACCGGGGAGCATACGATTTTATCTACTTACCCATTGATTTCAAG AACAAATGCAATGTGGGTTATGCGTTCATCAACATGACTGAGCCTTCCCTTATTGTTCCGTTCTATCAG GCGTTTAATGGGAAGAAGTGGGAGAAGTTCAACAGTGAAAAGGTAGCATCCCTTGCATACGCTCGCATACAGGGAAAAGCTGCACTGATTGCCCACTTTCAGAATTCAAGTTTGATGAATGAAGATAAACGCTGTCGCCCAATCCTTTTCCACACTGAAGGTCCAAATGCAGGGGATCAG GTGCCTTTTCCGATGGGTGTTAATGTTCGATCTCGAGTCAACAAAAGCAGAAACAGCAGCACAAATGAGGATGCGGGAAATGGTGAGGCCTCTTCAAATGGCGGGGACTCATCTTCAGGTTCCACAAAGGATTTTGAGTGCTGA
- the LOC111920451 gene encoding protein MEI2-like 4 isoform X2, with protein MPSELMDSHGLSPSSFLSEEVQHPNERQTGFRKTDGMPDNYGLKDGNVYAVGDSSVVEKQKQMSSDSHMLKRFDVPNLYHSQDHNKVHISLLENNTVGVGAGRAASHSLRRAADSDKGNRSNLNMEHKSYYLNAMGDHYENGLFSSSLSDLFSRKLRLSANNNNNNNNNNNGMYGHSVGAAASQYEEEEPFESLEEIEAQTIGNLLPDDDDLLSGVTDGLDLDCKVQQQPGSGDDVEELDFFSSVGGMELGEDGGQRNYEISGEQHHPHGENPSRTLFVRNINSNVEDSELRILFEQYGEIRTLYTACKHRGFVMISYYDIRAARRAMQALQNKPLRRRKLDIHYSIPKDNLSDKDVNQGTVVIYNLDSSVSNDELGRIFGVYGEVKEIRENPQGSRHKSIEFYDIRAAEAALCELNKSDIGGGKQMKLEPSCPGGSKRPFPELDLDETSALLQMCSPPTDFTTEISGSHVRVNMDNGTRLGVHSATAAATQLLDVELQHQHQHQHQHQHQHQRGIGIGIIPSLKYDFRSTPNYHPHSLPEYQDGLTNNFLCNSPSTMAGRMSERVAGNRQQQFNRIGGGGSIGRSLELNDTVFGSSAGNAATHPYMWNPSPSPHSHNMMWPNSPSLMNGVGNAHSAPLVHALPRAPTHAANTFLHINNQQQQQQHVGSAPSVNPSIWDRRHSYAGESPEASVFHPGSLGNMNMRVPGLDFVSHSHNMFPPHMGDLPIPSKTIHHQNNVMFPTRGQLIPMMGSFDSSSSSGDRARIRRNEATSNQADTKKQFELDLDRIMRGEDRRTTLMIKNIPNKYTSKMLLAAIDERHRGAYDFIYLPIDFKNKCNVGYAFINMTEPSLIVPFYQAFNGKKWEKFNSEKVASLAYARIQGKAALIAHFQNSSLMNEDKRCRPILFHTEGPNAGDQVPFPMGVNVRSRVNKSRNSSTNEDAGNGEASSNGGDSSSGSTKDFEC; from the exons ATGCCATCTGAACTAATGGACTCACATGGTTTGTCCCCATCTTCGTTCTTATCCGAAGAGGTGCAACATCCTAATGAG AGACAAACTGGGTTCAGGAAGACAGATGGTATGCCTGACAACTATG GTCTAAAAGATGGCAACGTATATGCAGTTGGTGACAGTTCGGTTGTGGAAAAACAAAAACAGATGTCATCTGATTCTCATATGTTGAAGCGCTTTGATGTCCCTAATCTTTACCATAGCCAAGACCATAATAAAGTTCATATTAGCTTATTAGAGAATAACACAGTGGGAGTGGGAGCAGGGAGAGCAGCTAGCCATTCTTTGAGGAGAGCTGCTGATAGTGATAAAGGAAACAGATCTAATCTGAACATGGAACATAAATCTTATTATCTTAATGCTATGGGTGATCACTACGAGAATGGCCTCTTTTCAAGTTCATTATCGGATCTTTTCAGTAGAAAAt TGAGATTATcagcaaataataataataataataataataataataatggtatgTATGGTCATTCTGTTGGAGCTGCTGCCTCCCAGTATGAAGAAGAGGAACCATTTGAATCTCTTGAAGAGATTGAGGCCCAAACTATCGGGAATCTACTCCCAGATGATGATGATTTGCTCTCTGGGGTGACTGACGGGCTTGACCTTGACTGTAAAGTGCAGCAGCAACCAGGCAGTGGTGATGATGTGGAAGAATTGGACTTTTTTAGCAGTGTTGGGGGGATGGAGCTGGGAGAAGATGGCGGACAAAGAAATTATGAAATTTCTGGGGAACAACACCACCCCCATGGAGAAAACCCATCAAGAACACTATTTGTGAGAAATATCAACAGCAATGTGGAAGATTCCGAGTTACGCATCTTGTTCGAG CAATATGGTGAGATCCGCACTCTGTACACAGCCTGCAAGCATCGTGGGTTTGTGATGATATCGTACTATGATATAAGAGCAGCCCGACGAGCCATGCAAGCTCTTCAGAACAAGCCATTGAGGCGTAGAAAGCTTGACATTCATTACTCCATTCCAAAG GACAACCTCTCGGACAAAGATGTTAATCAAGGCACTGTTGTGATATATAACCTCGATTCTAGTGTTTCTAATGATGAACTTGGCCGTATTTTTGGCGTTTATGGTGAGGTTAAGGAG ATCCGTGAAAATCCACAAGGAAGTCGTCACAAGTCCATAGAGTTTTATGATATTAGAGCTGCAGAAGCTGCTTTATGTGAATTAAACAAGAGTGACATTGGAGGAGGGAAACAGATGAAGCTTGAACCCAGCTGTCCCGGTGGTTCTAAACG TCCATTTCCCGAGCTGGATCTTGATGAAACTAGTGCGTTGTTGCAAATGTGTAGCCCTCCTACTGATTTCACAACAGAAATATCTG GTTCACATGTTCGAGTTAACATGGACAATGGAACTCGGTTGGGTGTTCATTCTGCAACTGCTGCTGCCACTCAACTACTAGATGTCGAACTccaacatcaacatcaacatcaacatcaacatcaacatcaacatcaacgTGGCATCGGTATTGGCATCATCCCCTCACTGAAATATGATTTCAGGAGCACACCAAATTACCACCCTCACTCACTTCCAGAGTATCAAGATGGCTTGACCAATAACTTTCTATGCAATTCTCCTAGTACCATGGCTGGCAGAATGTCTGAAAGGGTGGCGGGGAACAGGCAGCAGCAGTTTAACAGAATCGGTGGCGGTGGCTCAATTGGACGCTCACTTGAACTTAATGACACTG TGTTTGGCAGCTCTGCTGGGAATGCTGCCACTCATCCTTACATGTGGAATCCTTCTCCCTCTCCACATAGCCATAACATGATGTGGCCCAATTCACCATCTTTAATGAACGGGGTTGGAAATGCTCATAGTGCTCCACTGGTGCATGCTCTTCCCAGAGCACCAACTCATGCCGCCAACACTTTTCTGCATATCAACAAccagcagcagcaacagcagcatgtGGGATCCGCACCCTCTGTGAATCCTTCTATCTGGGATAGACGCCACTCTTATGCAGGGGAATCCCCTGAGGCATCAGTTTTCCATCCAGGTTCTCTTGGGAATATGAATATGAGGGTTCCAGGTCTGGATTTTGTGTCTCATTCGCATAATATGTTTCCTCCTCATATGGGTGACCTGCCAATTCCATCAAAAACCATCCATCATCAGAATAATGTAATGTTTCCTACTCGAGGACAACTGATTCCTATGATGGGTTCGTtcgattcttcttcttcttctggtgACCGGGCTAGAATCCGTAGAAATGAAGCCACTTCAAATCAAGCTGACACCAAGAAACAATTTGAACTCGATCTGGACCGTATAATGCGTGGGGAAGACAGAAGGACCACGCTCATGATCAAGAACATCCCTAACAA GTACACTTCTAAAATGCTGTTGGCTGCAATTGATGAACGCCACCGGGGAGCATACGATTTTATCTACTTACCCATTGATTTCAAG AACAAATGCAATGTGGGTTATGCGTTCATCAACATGACTGAGCCTTCCCTTATTGTTCCGTTCTATCAG GCGTTTAATGGGAAGAAGTGGGAGAAGTTCAACAGTGAAAAGGTAGCATCCCTTGCATACGCTCGCATACAGGGAAAAGCTGCACTGATTGCCCACTTTCAGAATTCAAGTTTGATGAATGAAGATAAACGCTGTCGCCCAATCCTTTTCCACACTGAAGGTCCAAATGCAGGGGATCAG GTGCCTTTTCCGATGGGTGTTAATGTTCGATCTCGAGTCAACAAAAGCAGAAACAGCAGCACAAATGAGGATGCGGGAAATGGTGAGGCCTCTTCAAATGGCGGGGACTCATCTTCAGGTTCCACAAAGGATTTTGAGTGCTGA
- the LOC128133964 gene encoding uncharacterized protein LOC128133964, whose product MDSTKHIEFLKAFDSDDDVEFVDTFFNVVQHIHDEESLNAARTRAVVNHDRQAAHDLLVRDYFADNCLYNDDSFERRFRLNKAIFLRISNALESRYDFFKQKPDARGRMSFSSIQKCAAALRYLGYGITFDASDEYLKVSERTAVECVDWFSACVYEVFHEEYLRKPTQRDIERLYSAHEERHGFSGMLGSLDCTHMAWEKCPTAWRGQFTRGDIARSNNDLNVSGQSPLFNDIWTGKTPDMTFTVNGHAYKYDYYIGDGIYPDYSTLMKAYLVPRSENANGMYPMLVVDDCGADVAPTTYVKRRQTIQFGAEFWVFVVDFSSKTILLVRSALGFTAVDFQLQGSSTCYIDRL is encoded by the exons ATGGATTCCACaaaacatattgaatttctaaaaGCTTTTGACTCGGATGACGACGTAGAATTCGTCGACACATTCTTCAACGTTGTGCAACACATTCACGACGAAGAAAGTTTGAATGCAGCTCGTACAAGGGCGGTCGTCAATCATGATCGCCAAGCCGCACACGACTTATTGGTACGTGATTACTTTGCCGATAATTGTCTTTATAATGACGACTCCTTCGAACGTCGTTTCCGTTTGAATAAGGCTATATTTTTACGTATTAGTAATGCTTTAGAATCTCGTTatgattttttcaaacaaaaacccgACGCTAGAGGAAGAATGAGTTTTAGTAGTATACAAAAATGTGCGGCTGCTCTTAGGTATTTGGGATACGGTATAACATTCGATGCATCTGACGAATACTTGAAAGTATCCGAGAGGACCGCCGTTGAATGTGTAGATTGGTTTTCTGCATGTGTTTATGAGGTTTTTCACGAAGAATATTTGCGCAAACCTACTCAACGTGATATTGAGAGATTATATTCAGCTCATGAAGAGAGGCATGGATTTTCGGGTATGCTTGGCAGTCTAGATTGTACGCATATGGCTTGGGAAAAATGTCCAACTGCATGGCGTGGTCAGTTCACTCGAGGAGATATAG CGAGGTCTAACAACGATCTTAATGTTTCTGGCCAATCTCCACTTTTCAACGATATTTGGACTGGCAAAACACCTGATATGACGTTCACGGTGAACGGGCACGCGTACAAATACGATTACTACATTGGTGATGGGATATACCCGGATTATTCTACATTGATGAAGGCATACTTGGTTCCTCGAAgtgaaaatgcaaa TGGTATGTATCCTATGTTAGTGGTAGATGATTGTGGTGCTGATGTGGCACCCACcacatatgtg AAGAGAAGACAAACTATCCAATTTGGTGCTGAATTCTGGGTTTTTGTTGTTGATTTCAGCTCCAAAACAATTTTACTTGTTAGATCGGCTTTAGGTTTCACGGCTGTTGATTTTCAACTCCAAGGCAGCTCTACTTGTTACATAGATCGGCTTTAG